One window of the Dreissena polymorpha isolate Duluth1 chromosome 5, UMN_Dpol_1.0, whole genome shotgun sequence genome contains the following:
- the LOC127832652 gene encoding solute carrier family 35 member E2A-like: MKSNTMPKKSEPEDSTHAVDMALEKAQLIRASDTIILKDSDLADEKKGLMKPQALLFLSMWYFFSFCTLFLNKYILTTLRGDPILLGAVQMVMTTSLGFLQMYLPLGIYSNIKQNGKPPDFWRNMVIVGTMRFSTVVLGLVALKFTAVSFIETVKSSAPIFTVLISYKLLGEYSGVLTVLSLIPITFGLSLCSTYELSFNVQGFAASLVTNITECLQNVYSKMLLSGEKYRYTPAELQFFTSISSVIVQIPASVFMIDFLNVKNTMDVTMLTMFVFNGVSFHFQSLSAYVLMGYISPVTHSVANTVKRAFLIWLSIIVFGNPVTFLSGLGTIVVTVGVLCYTKARQIDAAKQALKYAHDEEIRVSEYK, translated from the exons ATGAAGTCCAACACAATGCCAAAGAAAAGTGAACCAGAGGACTCTACCCATGCTGTGGACATGGCACTGGAGAAGGCCCAACTCATCCGGGCAAGTGACACCATCATCCTGAAGGATAGTGATCTGGCAGATGAGAAGAAGGGACTGATGAAGCCTCAGGCCCTTCTATTCCTTTCAATGTGGTACTTCTTCAGCTTCTGTACACTGTTCCTGAACAAGTACATCCTGACCACGCTTAGGGGAGATCCTATTCTGCTCG GTGCAGTGCAGATGGTAATGACAACTAGTCTGGGCTTCCTACAAATGTATTTGCCCCTTGGTATCTATAGTAACATCAAACAGAATGGGAAACCACCAGATTTCTGGAGGAACATGGTCATTGTTGGAACCATGAG GTTTTCAACTGTGGTATTGGGACTTGTGGCACTGAAGTTTACAGCAGTATCATTCATAGAGACAGTGAAAAGTTCTGCACCAATATTCACTGTATTGATATCTTATAAGTTGCTTGGGGAGTATTCTGGTGTATTAACTGTGCTTAGTCTGATCCCTATCACGTTCGGACTGAGTCTCTGCTCAACATATGAATTAAGTTTCAATGTTCAAGGATTTGCAGCATCACTGGTGACAAATATAACAGAGTG tTTACAGAACGTTTATTCCAAAATGCTCTTGAGTGGTGAGAAATACAGATACAC TCCAGCAGAGCTACAGTTTTTTACAAGCATTTCATCTGTGATAGTACAAATCCCGGCCAGTGTTTTCATGATAGATTTCCtgaatgtcaaaaacacaatggaTGTTACAATGTTGACAATGTTCGTCTTTAATGGCGTGTCTTTCCACTTCCAAAGTCTCTCAGCGTATGTTCTGATGGGCTACATATCTCCTGTAACACATAG TGTTGCTAACACAGTGAAGAGAGCTTTCCTCATCTGGTTATCCATCATAGTGTTTGGTAACCCTGTGACTTTCCTCAGTGGACTGGGAACAATCGTCGTCACTGTTGGAGTGCTGTGCTACACAAAAGCAAGACAGATTGATGCTGCTAAACAGGCTTTAAAATATGCTCATGACGAAGAGATCCGTGTTTCTGAATATAAATAG